The Solanum lycopersicum chromosome 9, SLM_r2.1 genome window below encodes:
- the LOC101264454 gene encoding UNC93-like protein 3 — translation MAMDEEAPLVVEISKNENSIVNHERDVYILSSAFLLIFLAYGAAQNLESTINTEGNLGTISLGILYLSFMFCSIFASLVVRKLGSKNALILGTTGYWLFVAANLMPNWYTMVPASLYLGFAASIIWVGQGTYLTSAARSHANDHILNEAVIIGKFNGVFWGMFASHQLVGNLITLALMRDEEGGSTSGTTVLFLVFVCTITLGAVLMCFLSKRAGKEESRQQDSSASSVSSVATLLKSIITLLQDIRMLLIIPLIAYSGLQQAFVWAEFTKYIVQPTMGESGVGGAMAVYGVFDALCSLVAGHFTFGLSSISMIVSGGALVQGAVLVWILLAHSVTVGALGILYPLLVAALWGIGDGVLNTQLSALLGILFKDDLEGAFAQLKLWQSFAIAIVFFLAPYISLQTMLVIMFVALCFSALGFLFLTLKVERAFSY, via the exons ATGGCTATGGATGAGGAAGCACCCCTTGTTGTTGAAATTTCGAAAAATGAAAACTCAATTGTGAATCATGAAAGGGATGTTTATATTCTGAGCTCTgcttttttgttgatttttttggcTTATGGGGCTGCTCAGAATCTTGAAAGCACTATTAATACA GAAGGAAATTTAGGGACCATTTCACTGGGGATATTGTATTTGTCATTTATGTTCTGCTCGATATTTGCTTCATTGGTGGTTCGGAAGCTTGGGTCGAAGAATGCTTTGATCCTTGGTACTACTGGCTATTGGTTGTTTGTAGCTGCCAATTTGATGCCTAATTG GTATACCATGGTCCCAGCTTCTTTATACCTTGGTTTTGCTGCCTCCATAATATGGGTTGGGCAG GGAACATATCTTACTTCCGCAGCACGCAGTCATGCAAATGATCATATCTTAAATGAAGCCGTTATAATTGGTAAATTCAATGGTGTATTCTGGGGAATGTTTGCAAGCCATCAG CTTGTCGGAAATCTTATCACTCTTGCTTTGATGAGAGACGAAGAG GGAGGAAGCACTAGTGGAACAACTGTACTTTTCTTGGTTTTTGTTTGTACTATAACCCTTGGTGCCGTTTTGATGTGCTTCTTAAGTAAGAGAGCTGGTAAAGAGGAGTCGAGACAGCAAGACTCCTCCGCTAGTTCTGTTTCTTCTGTGGCAACTTTGCTCAAGTCTATCATTACCCTTTTACAAGACATAAGAATGCTTTTGATCATCCCTCTTATTGCATATTCAGGTTTACAACAAGCATTTGTATG GGCTGAATTCACAAAGTATATCGTTCAGCCTACGATGGGAGAGAGTGGTGTTGGTGGTGCAATGGCCGTATATGGGGTTTTTGATGCACTT TGCTCTCTAGTGGCTGGGCATTTCACCTTTGGTCTCTCATCTATTTCGATGATTGTCTCGGGTGGAGCTTTAGTTCAGGGTGCTGTATTGGTATGGATTCTACTGGCTCACAG TGTGACTGTTGGAGCTCTTGGCATACTATATCCACTTCTCGTTGCAGCCTTGTGGGGCATAGGTGATGGAGTCTTGAATACCCAGCTAAGTGCATTGCTCGGGATACTCTTCAAGGATGATCTG GAAGGAGCATTTGCCCAACTTAAGCTTTGGCAGAGCTTTGCAATTGCCATAGTCTTTTTCCTCGCCCCCTACATCTCGTTGCAGACAATGTTAGTGATTATGTTCGTTGCCCTTTGCTTCTCCGCTCTTGGTTTTCTTTTCTTAACTCTTAAAGTAGAAAGAGCATTCTCGTATTGA
- the LOC104649066 gene encoding uncharacterized protein, whose translation MNFTFLNSIVERVSLRLPLLFYAATWTTILTIIVALASFSPELAFVSAITPSSSFSQACHHDHNRNEKGYVRIPLDLPLEVFCFPSQDFKRSQMDLIVPPIFAATIVALSAYVVKALALWEVDDQHNNQF comes from the coding sequence atgaacTTCACTTTCTTGAACTCAATTGTTGAAAGAGTGTCACTAAGGCTACCATTACTATTCTATGCAGCAACATGGACAACTATTCTTACAATAATCGTAGCGTTGGCATCATTTTCTCCAGAATTAGCCTTTGTTAGCGCGATAACaccttcttcttccttctctcaAGCTTGTCATCATGATCATAATCGTAACGAAAAAGGATATGTAAGAATACCATTGGATCTTCCATTAGAGgttttttgttttccttctcaAGATTTTAAAAGATCTCAAATGGATTTAATTGTTCCTCCTATCTTTGCTGCTACTATTGTGGCTCTATCTGCTTATGTTGTTAAAGCTTTAGCTTTATGGGAAGTTGATGATCAACATAATAAtcaattttga